One stretch of Zingiber officinale cultivar Zhangliang chromosome 6B, Zo_v1.1, whole genome shotgun sequence DNA includes these proteins:
- the LOC121990791 gene encoding proline-rich receptor-like protein kinase PERK8, giving the protein MALRPPVVALIVVLLLLSVADLASSEISPSPSPTAGGPIRSPPAPPPVISSSQTPLSSPPHKTPLSPPPEAPSQTPIPPTARIPAPAPSDAVPGAAASESATGDQGGGSDMGGRKKAAIAVGLILAAGLLAAAAAVYKKRRDNVRRSRYSHATRRDIL; this is encoded by the coding sequence ATGGCATTGCGTCCACCCGTTGTCGCTCTCATAGTCGTCCTACTTCTACTTTCAGTGGCGGATCTTGCTTCCTCGGAAATCTCGCCGTCGCCCTCGCCGACCGCCGGTGGCCCGATCCGGTCGCCTCCTGCACCCCCTCCGGTGATTTCTTCCTCACAGACTCCTCTCTCTTCTCCACCGCACAAAACCCCTCTGTCTCCACCTCCCGAGGCGCCGTCCCAGACCCCGATCCCACCCACGGCAAGGATCCCCGCGCCAGCGCCCAGCGACGCGGTCCCGGGTGCGGCAGCCAGCGAGAGCGCAACGGGTGATCAGGGAGGAGGCAGCGATATGGGCGGGAGGAAGAAAGCGGCGATCGCGGTGGGTTTGATACTGGCGGCGGGGCTCCTCGCGGCCGCGGCGGCTGTCTACAAGAAACGCCGTGACAACGTCCGGCGGTCCAGGTACAGCCACGCCACTCGCAGAGACATTCTTTGA